A single genomic interval of Saccharothrix saharensis harbors:
- a CDS encoding AI-2E family transporter, with translation MSAEDRRRPDRGQAIGHGVTWLARWSARLALVAIGFWLLWTLIGRLWVVVMPVLLGLLITTVLWPPARWLRSRGVPAALASTIVLLGGLVVLGGVVALISTSIASGVPEIADSATRALQQALDWAAGPPLNIREGQLDQLLQQGIDQLRSSVGSIANSLLTGVGTVTSGLVTGIVALLLAFLFVKDGPRFTPWLRGVIGERAGGHVTVVLERVWTTLGDFIRTQAIVSLVDAVLIGLGLVVLGVPLAVPLAALTFLGGFVPIVGAFIAGALAVLVALVSNGPTTALIMLVVVVVVQQVEGNVLQPVLQSRSLRLHAAVVLLAVTAGSTLYGIAGAFLAVPVVAAVAVVLRYLGEVIDRRTTPEGEVPDRPDDPDPVPDARPPGSADGA, from the coding sequence GTGAGCGCTGAAGACCGCCGCCGGCCCGATCGCGGTCAGGCGATCGGGCACGGGGTGACCTGGCTGGCGCGGTGGAGCGCCCGGCTGGCGCTGGTCGCCATCGGCTTCTGGCTGCTGTGGACGCTGATCGGCAGGCTGTGGGTGGTGGTGATGCCCGTCCTGCTGGGCCTGCTGATCACCACCGTGCTGTGGCCGCCCGCCCGGTGGCTGCGCTCGCGCGGCGTGCCGGCCGCGCTGGCCTCGACGATCGTGCTGCTCGGCGGCCTGGTCGTGCTCGGCGGCGTGGTGGCGCTGATCTCGACGTCGATCGCGTCCGGTGTGCCCGAGATCGCCGACAGCGCGACCCGTGCCCTGCAACAGGCGCTGGACTGGGCGGCGGGCCCGCCGCTGAACATCCGCGAGGGGCAGCTCGACCAGTTGTTGCAGCAGGGCATCGACCAGTTGCGGTCCAGCGTCGGGTCGATCGCGAACAGCCTGCTCACCGGTGTGGGCACGGTGACCTCCGGTCTCGTCACCGGCATCGTCGCGCTGTTGCTGGCGTTCCTGTTCGTCAAGGACGGGCCGCGGTTCACGCCGTGGCTGCGTGGCGTGATCGGCGAGCGCGCCGGCGGGCACGTGACCGTCGTGCTGGAGCGGGTCTGGACGACGTTGGGCGACTTCATCCGCACGCAGGCGATCGTGAGCCTGGTGGACGCGGTGCTGATCGGCCTCGGCCTGGTGGTGCTGGGCGTGCCGCTGGCCGTGCCGCTGGCGGCGTTGACGTTCCTCGGCGGTTTCGTGCCGATCGTCGGCGCGTTCATCGCCGGCGCGCTGGCCGTGCTCGTGGCGCTGGTCAGCAACGGTCCGACGACAGCGCTGATCATGCTCGTGGTCGTGGTGGTGGTGCAGCAGGTGGAGGGCAACGTGCTCCAGCCGGTGCTCCAGTCGCGGAGCCTGCGCCTGCACGCCGCCGTCGTGCTGCTCGCCGTGACGGCGGGCAGCACGCTCTACGGCATCGCGGGCGCGTTCCTCGCCGTGCCGGTCGTCGCCGCGGTCGCGGTCGTGCTGCGGTACCTGGGCGAGGTCATCGACCGGCGCACCACGCC